Sequence from the Rutidosis leptorrhynchoides isolate AG116_Rl617_1_P2 chromosome 3, CSIRO_AGI_Rlap_v1, whole genome shotgun sequence genome:
GAATTGTACTTATAATTATCTATTACAATGACGTTTTCGTTTTGTAGCTGTTACGCAATAAAATTACTTTGTAAACGGAGGAAGAAAGTTCTCTATTTTTACATGAAGGGTTACAACTTACAGGCTTACAGCTACATCATGCTTGCTTCAATTGGGTTGTAATTGGTCTAATTAATTTGGATTATTGGGCCAACTTAGCTTATGAGCCACACTAGCTTAACCCCAACTTTAATGTTGAATGGTTCAACTTATGTAAACGGGTATAAATTGATTTCAATTTTTTTAGTTTGACTAGAGCAACTATTTTTACTTAAATATATACGGCTTAACTGAATTATCATGTGATCGTATTTTGACTGTTTAAGTGGTCATCCCAAATGATGCTAGCAAGATTTGAATATGAGAGTTGTCATTAGAATATAGGATCCCAAATTCCCCAACTATGAGACTATTTGTTAGGTAATGAAAAGTCATTTAAACACAAACATATTCGGTTGAAATGTGTTCTTATTTTTGGAATAATATAAAATCCATAAAGATATATGGACTCTGCATGATGCATACgactatataaatataaatatttatttaaggGAAATGATCACATTACAAACATGATTAGTTATCATTATGACAACTTATAGAACACAAACTCAAAAGGAGTAGCACCAACTGAAGAAAGACGTTTGACCCCATTATGCTCATAAATACTAACATTGAAACATGTTTGAGGACCTGCACCACAAAATGAGGGACAATGTTGAATCATATAACTATGCACTTTGGGATTTGTTGGTTTAGGATACTCCACAACTTGAAAACACGTAAGATCCGTTTCAAACCCACCCCCAGTTGTAATCAAGTTATCAGGGGCCTTCGCTTCGGCATCATTGATCGTCCAAAATGTAGACTTGGTACAACCACTTTTGGGATAACCCGAATCAATACCAAGAACTCGTGATGTTTTGAGGTATTTTTCTTTACCAATCATAGTGAACATGAACTCTCCACC
This genomic interval carries:
- the LOC139895938 gene encoding serine protease inhibitor 2-like translates to MKPSLYNILFLIFTIITQSIFLTTITSAAQVIVKDATGKKVLDNVRYGLGPVKSGGHIKLTDTDNKKKICPFNVVQDPNDNIGGEFMFTMIGKEKYLKTSRVLGIDSGYPKSGCTKSTFWTINDAEAKAPDNLITTGGGFETDLTCFQVVEYPKPTNPKVHSYMIQHCPSFCGAGPQTCFNVSIYEHNGVKRLSSVGATPFEFVFYKLS